Below is a genomic region from candidate division KSB1 bacterium.
GTCAAATCTGAAATTATCGAAAAGACAGGTGTGAAAGTTGTTGCAATAGCGGCAAATCTTACAGAACCAGGACAAGTGAATCATGTTGTGGAAACCGGAATTAATGAGTTTGGCCGCATAGACATTCTGGTCACCAATACTGGCGGACCACCTGCTGGGGTATTTGCAAGTCTGAGCCAGGAGGAATGGCAAGAAGCTATTCGCCAAAATCTAGAAAGTGTACTCAACATAACGCGAGCCGTTCTACCCGGAATGAAAGAACGCAAATGGGGCCGAATCCTTAATGTCACATCGATTTCGGTAAAGCAGCCAGTAGATAACCTGATTCTATCAAACAGCATTCGTGCAGCCGTGACAGGTTTCGCCCGTACCCTGGCAAATGAAGTAGCGTCTTTAGGCATTACAGTAAACAACGTGCTGCCCGGTTATACCCGTACCAGTCGGGTTGAGGAGTTGGCGGGACAAATTGCGAAGGCTAAAGGAACTACAGTGGAAAAAGCAATCGATGGTTGGGCAAATCAAATTCCAATGGGCCGGATCGGTGAACCGCGTGAATTTGCCGCGTTGGTTGCATTCCTTGCTTCTGAAAGAGCGAGCTATATTACTGGTACTTCGATCCCGGTTGATGGTGGGTGGATTCGATCCCTTTATTGAGTCATCGAAATAATCCTGGATGAAAAAGATATATTAATTCAAGAGGAAACCTAATGGAATCCCAGCTTATTGAAGCCTGGCAAATGAGCAATGAGGCGAACTTTTACCTGCTCGAAAATATAGCAGAAGATTATTTACAAGACAGCTATACAACCCCGCACCCGTTCTGTTGCCGCACAGTTTGCCCACATTCACAATGTTCGTCTTCGCTGGCTCAACCATGCAGCTCCAAAGTTAGTAGTTGATGTACAGAGTTTTCCCAAAGGCGCGCAGCCAACTAAGGAAGAATTAAAGCAAGCGTTACAGGCTTCTCAACCAATTGTCGCTCGATTTCTGGAAGAATGTGAATCCTCGGGCAAGGTGAAAAGTTGGAACGGCTCGCCCGCTACTTTTCTGAGTTACATGGTTGCCCATGAAGCTCATCACCGGGCTTTGGCCATTGTGGCGTTACGGATTTGCGGACACAAACTGCCGTCGGAGGTTATATACGGACAATGGGATTGGGGTAAGAAACGAAGTCTTCGATGAATTTGGAACATTAGCTGTTTTGTTCTTCGATGAAACCGCTACATTTTTACTTACGTAATTAGAAATCGCATTACTGGATTATTGATTGAGAATTGGTTTATGTATCGTAAAAATAAAATGCTTGTTGTTGTGATTTTGTTCTGTTTTTTAACCTGGGCGAATGCAAATACAATCGATTTGATTTGTACTACTGGGAAATTGTGTTCAGTTGAACTTCAAAAGATTGTAGACTCTAATCAAGCTCACCGTTGCTGTAAACAAAATAATGGAAAGAATAATACCCTAACCGATAAATCCAATGCGAATAATAATCCAAAATGTGGAGATTTTTCATCAAAGCTTGAGACCTATATTAAACAAGATGTTAAGACGGTCCACACAAATGTAGGATTCGTTACGAATATTATAATTCCTCAATCAGTCTGTACGGCCATTATACTACATTCAAATTTCTCTTCATA
It encodes:
- a CDS encoding SDR family oxidoreductase, with the translated sequence MNFGLKGKVALVAASSRGLGRAVAEELAYEGANLILCARGEENLNKVKSEIIEKTGVKVVAIAANLTEPGQVNHVVETGINEFGRIDILVTNTGGPPAGVFASLSQEEWQEAIRQNLESVLNITRAVLPGMKERKWGRILNVTSISVKQPVDNLILSNSIRAAVTGFARTLANEVASLGITVNNVLPGYTRTSRVEELAGQIAKAKGTTVEKAIDGWANQIPMGRIGEPREFAALVAFLASERASYITGTSIPVDGGWIRSLY